From the Anopheles coustani chromosome X, idAnoCousDA_361_x.2, whole genome shotgun sequence genome, one window contains:
- the LOC131269148 gene encoding rhythmically expressed gene 2 protein-like encodes MNYLRANLSRFKLITFDVTDTLLEYAVRPERHYAQVINGVLGPHINLQIDEDAISKSFVSCFRMMKSQYPNFGCKGKHPDELNNREENWRWWWRTLVERVILEAASQSGYIKVPPVLLTTIANQLIDDYTYDTNHMCWKKRPGVDQFMSAVQETANSSTSQNQRKMMAVISNFDSRLSTILRNHGISSASNDNPRLDFILTSYEAGVEKPDQQIFQIALNRANLISHASNVHPHEALHIGNLCKEDYLGARNAGWHALLVNVSNTKKNEELRTTIPKWHIFAGFPELQNRLETDPSFEW; translated from the exons ATGAACTATC TTCGCGCCAATTTATCACGCTTCAAACTAATTACCTTCGATGTCACGGATACTCTCCTAGAATACGCTGTTCGACCTGAGCGACACTATGCACAAGTGATAAACGGTGTTTTGGGACCACACATTAACTTGCAAATTGATGAAGATGCGATAAGTAAGTCATTCGTCAGCTGTTTCCGAATGATGAAAAGTCAGTATCCCAATTTCGGATGCAAGGGAAAGCACCCAGATGAATTGAACAATCGCGAGGAAAACTGGCGCTGGTGGTGGCGCACACTAGTCGAGCGCGTAATTTTGGAAGCAGCATCACAATCCGGTTACATCAAAGTACCACCAGTGCTTTTGACTACCATCGCAAATCAGCTGATCGACGATTACACATATGATACGAACCATATGTGTTGGAAAAAGCGACCCGGTGTGGATCAGTTTATGAGTGCTGTACAGGAAACAGCTAATTCTTCTACATCGCAGAACCAAAGAAAAATGATGGCCGTTATATCCAATTTTGATTCACGGCTGAGTACAATTCTTCGGAACCACGGAATTTCATCTGCATCAAACGATAATCCAAGGCTTGACTTCATTCTCACCAGCTATGAAGCCGGCGTTGAAAAACCAGACcagcaaatatttcaaatagcGTTAAACCGTGCAAATCTAATATCTCATGCTAGCAATGTACATCCTCACGAGGCGTTGCATATAGGAAATTTGTGCAAAGAAGATTACTTAGGGGCTCGCAATGCTGGTTGGCATGCGCTTTTAGTGAATGTTTCAAATACAAAGAAGAATGAAGAGCTTCGGACAACAATTCCGAAATGGCACATTTTTGCTGGATTTCCCGAATTACAAAACCGTTTGGAAACTGATCCCTCATTTGAGTGGtga
- the LOC131269149 gene encoding NFU1 iron-sulfur cluster scaffold homolog, mitochondrial-like yields MLQNTIKSGLKFRLAAVLSCTQFQFRDARSNEAAYSSAVVQRNMNAQLLQAPRNPLNTLCKRSMFIQTQDTPNPDSLKFLPGVAVLEKGQTMDFPNVSSAQCSPLAKLLFRVEGVRSVFFGGDFVTISKQEDAEWRIIKPEVFAVIMDFFASGLPVVTDAKPNLDTQINEEDDETVQMIKELLDTRIRPTVQEDGGDIIFMGFDDGVVKLKMQGSCSSCPSSIVTLKNGVQNMLQFYIPEVVSVEQVKDDVDKITEEEFSRLEKQIRKKDESAVDNKP; encoded by the exons ATGCtacaaaatacaataaaatctGGATTGAAATTCCGTTTGGCAGCAGTATTGAGCTGCACCCAGTTTCA ATTCAGAGATGCCCGCAGTAATGAGGCGGCTTACAGCTCTGCTGTGGTTCAACGAAATATGAACGCACAACTACTTCAAGCCCCTCGTAACCCGTTGAACACTCTCTGCAAACGTTCCATGTTCATTCAAACGCAGGACACACCGAATCCGGATAGTTTGAAGTTCCTTCCCGGGGTGGCAGTGCTGGAGAAAGGTCAAACAATGGACTTCCCCAATGTGTCGTCTGCTCAATGCAGTCCCCTGGCAAAGCTTCTGTTCCGTGTCGAGGGAGTTCGGTCCGTATTTTTCGGTGGCGATTTTGTAACCATATCGAAGCAGGAGGATGCTGAATGGCGAATTATCAAGCCGGAAGTGTTCGCGGTAATTATGGACTTTTTTGCCTCGGGGCTTCCGGTGGTCACTGATGCCAAGCCCAACCTGGACACGCAAATCAATGAGGAGGACGACGAAACGGTGCAGATGATCAAGGAGCTGCTTGACACGCGCATTCGCCCTACGGTGCAAGAAGATGGAGGGGATATTATCTTTATGGGCTTCGATGACGGTGTGGTGAAGCTTAAAATGCAGGGCTCCTGTTCGTCGTGTCCTAGCTCTATCGTTACGCTGAAAAACGGTGTGCAGAACATGCTACAGTTCTACATACCCGAGGTGGTGTCTGTCGAGCAGGTTAAGGATGATGTAGATAAAATCACAGAGGAAGAATTTTCCCGGCTCGAAAAACAAATCCGGAAGAAGGACGAATCTGCAGTAGACAACAAACCTTAA
- the LOC131269147 gene encoding cell cycle control protein 50A isoform X1, with product MPETVDGAEVLKSKRPSDSAFKQQRLPAWQPVLTAGTVLPAFFLIGILFIPIGALLLISSNSINEFVYDYTHCKPDNDNRTCAEIISASPDMNCRCNINFELEKDFLGKVYMYYGLTNYYQNHRRYVKSRDDDQLLGRLSSTPSSDCAPFAYVDDDEGKPIAPCGAIANSLFSDEFELHLVDGRPVPLLKTEIAWPSDRQIKFRNPEGDLRTALNGFKRPKAWRRELWELDLSNEENNGFQNEDLIVWMRTAALPTFRKLHRRIDHSDERFQEGLLKGNYSLSVTYSYSVTEFDGTKKFILSTTSLLGGKNPFLGFAYIVVGSVCFLLGIVLLIIHLKCSKSNGGISSVHQRSTSRP from the exons AGGTACTGTTCTGCCTGCCTTCTTTTTGATAGGTATACTTTTCATCCCAATCGGTGCCTTGCTGTTGATTTCTTCAAATTCG ATCAACGAGTTTGTGTACGATTACACCCACTGTAAACCGGACAATGACAATCGAACTTGCGCGGAAATAATCAGTGCCAGTCCGGACATGAATTGCAGATGTAATATCAATTTCGAGCTGGAGAAAGACTTCCTCGGTAAGGTGTACATGTACTACGGGCTGACGAATTATTATCAAAATCATCGGCGATACGTCAAATCGCGCGATGACGATCAGCTTCTCGGGCGACTGTCGTCGACACCGTCGAGTGATTGTGCTCCTTTTGCGTATgttgacgacgacgaaggAAAGCCGATAGCGCCGTGTGGTGCAATTGCTAACTCCTTGTTCAGCGATGAGTTTGAGCTGCATCTGGTGGACGGCCGCCCCGTTCCTTTACTGAAGACGGAAATTGCTTGGCCATCTGATCGGCAGATTAAATTTCGCAATCCGGAAGGGGATCTGAGGACCGCATTAAACGGTTTCAAACGTCCCAAGGCGTGGCGGCGCGAGTTGTGGGAGCTCGATCTatcaaacgaagaaaacaatgGATTTCAGAACGAAGATTTGATCGTATGGATGCGCACAGCAGCCTTGCCTACGTTCAGAAAGCTTCATCGTCGGATTGATCATTCCGACGAACGTTTTCAGGAAGGTCTGCTGAAGGGCAATTATTCTCTGTCCGTCACATACT CCTACTCCGTTACTGAATTTGATGGAACGAAAAAGTTTATATTATCAACAACATCgcttttgggaggaaaaaacccaTTCCTTGGCTTCGCTTACATCGTAGTTGGTagtgtttgctttttgctGGGAATCGTTCTGCTTATTATACATTTGAAGTGCAGTAAATC tAATGGTGGCATCAGCAGCGTACATCAACGATCAACATCGCGCCCATAA
- the LOC131269143 gene encoding protein halfway, whose translation MLDEKTAKAVVYRGKWKLVVLWLVVAVLGPSTIVSSRIVGENHAGSNVLYTETDSQLSHALDHTTPLSAVGEIFSPPTALEGGTAAAASAINGSVLANLPVLLTDSATNASRTKGINSSTHETVNGMPSALKEASSVDEQVIGQVANSSISTSTVPSTTSTVSSTTTVASTSTTTTTTIATTPAHVGAQPVAPTTSTPPAVPAPMPVIECYYAPPELCAERRGDCECNIDPAVPGALYCCNVTDINKAIGCVASEMSNWKYLHIRNVTMRELALNVSNRYIKTLLSLSITDGAIQRISNSFARFSSPVCLNVSNNNISEIEQRAFRELRSLTMLDLSYNNLSTIPLTSGLQKFRLDIRGNVGMLCKSLLESLKGGVKFKDPESTFCLTNRTFNWFNSTDSLPLHQLEMIQRVQDECPEKCTCELDRLNFDLNNTERKTITTRVACTGLGLTKFPDRLPAGTVTLNISNNNITSLEALNHPPYQSLLRLHADDNQISSLSELEGMDFVSRFTLFSIRRNKLKTVQSYIFAKSLDLGSYIFLEGNPMSCDCNAAKGFKNWLLSRKAQVPDHEYIFCEGNTNLPQLVTIQESKLCQSQHDWTDYIYYLIATEVLLLIALVCKVSYDYWVFKSAGYLPWPANKMPKLPCDCLCE comes from the exons ATGCTGGACGAG AAGACAGCAAAGGCGGTTGTTTACCGCGGTAAATGGAAGCTGGTCGTTCTTTGGCTAGTCGTTGCGGTACTCGGACCGTCTACGATAGTTTCCAGTCGTATCGTTGGCGAAAACCATGCCGGTTCCAATGTGTTGTATACTGAAACTGATTCGCAACTTTCTCACGCGTTGGATCACACGACGCCCTTATCGGCGGTAGGGGAAATATTTTCGCCACCAACTGCACTGGAAGgtggtactgctgctgctgcgagtGCGATCAACGGATCAGTGTTGGCAAATTTACCGGTGCTTCTAACGGATTCGGCCACAAATGCGAGCCGTACAAAGGGTATAAATTCGTCGACCCATGAGACTGTTAACGGCATGCCCAGTGCGCTGAAAGAGGCCAGCTCAGTGGATGAGCAAGTTATTGGCCAAGTAGCCAACAGTAGCATCAGTACTTCCACCGTACCTTCTACGACGTCAACCGTATCCTCAACCACAACCGTCGCTAGTACTAGCACGACCACGACAACGACCATCGCCACCACTCCCGCGCATGTCGGGGCACAACCGGTTGCACCCACTACTAGCACGCCCCCGGCGGTTCCGGCTCCGATGCCGGTGATCGAGTGCTACTACGCACCGCCCGAGCTATGTGCGGAACGTCGGGGGGACTGCGAATGCAACATTGATCCGGCGGTACCGGGGGCGCTCTACTGTTGCAATGTGACCGACATCAACAAAGCAATTGGGTGTGTTGCATCGGAAATGTCCAACTGGAAGTATCTGCACATTCGCAACGTAACGATGCGCGAGCTGGCGCTAAACGTCTCGAATCGATACATCAAAACCCTTCTCTCACTGTCGATTACTGATGGGGCGATACAGCGTATCAGTAATTCATTTGCGCGCTTCTCCTCGCCAGTGTGTTTGAACGTTTcgaacaacaacatcagcGAGATCGAGCAGCGTGCCTTTCGTGAGCTGCGCAGCCTCACGATGTTGGATCTTTCGTACAACAATTTGTCCACGATACCGTTAACTAGTGGGCTACAGAAGTTCCGGCTGGATATACG TGGTAATGTTGGTATGCTGTGCAAATCGCTCTTGGAATCCCTCAAAGGGGGTGTCAAGTTTAAGGACCCGGAATCGACGTTTTGTCTGACGAATCGCACGTTCAACTGGTTCAACTCTACCGACAGCTTGCCGCTGCATCAGCTCGAAATGATACAGCGCGTGCAGGACGAGTGTCCGGAAAAGTGCACCTGCGAGTTGGATCGGCTTAACTTTGACCTAAACAACACCGAGCGGAAGACGATTACCACACGCGTTGCCTGCACTGGTCTCGGGCTAACAAAGTTTCCCGATCGGCTGCCGGCCGGCACGGTGACTTTGAATATCTCGAACAATAAT ATAACCAGCTTGGAGGCGTTGAACCACCCGCCGTACCAATCGTTGCTGCGGCTGCACGCGGACGACAACCAAATTAGCTCGTTGAGCGAGCTCGAAGGGATGGACTTCGTCTCGCGGTTCACGCTTTTTTCAATCCGCCGCAACAAGCTGAAGACGGTCCAGTCGTACATCTTCGCCAAGTCGCTCGATCTCGGCTCGTACATTTTCCTCGAGGGCAACCCTATGTCGTGCGACTGCAACGCGGCCAAGGGCTTCAAGAACTGGCTGCTCAGCCGGAAGGCACAGGTGCCCGACCATGAGTATATCTTTTGCGAGGGCAACACCAATCTGCCCCAGCTGGTGACGATACAGGAGAGCAAGCTGTGCCAATCGCAGCACGACTGGACCGACTACATCTACTATCTGATCGCGACGGAGGTGCTGCTGCTCATAGCGCTCGTCTGTAAGGTGTCCTACGATTATTGGGTGTTCAAGTCGGCCGGCTATCTGCCGTGGCCGGCGAACAAGATGCCGAAGCTTCCGTGCGATTGCCTGTGTGAGTAG
- the LOC131269147 gene encoding cell cycle control protein 50A isoform X2: MPETVDGAEVLKSKRPSDSAFKQQRLPAWQPVLTAGTVLPAFFLIGILFIPIGALLLISSNSINEFVYDYTHCKPDNDNRTCAEIISASPDMNCRCNINFELEKDFLGKVYMYYGLTNYYQNHRRYVKSRDDDQLLGRLSSTPSSDCAPFAYVDDDEGKPIAPCGAIANSLFSDEFELHLVDGRPVPLLKTEIAWPSDRQIKFRNPEGDLRTALNGFKRPKAWRRELWELDLSNEENNGFQNEDLIVWMRTAALPTFRKLHRRIDHSDERFQEGLLKGNYSLSVTYSYSVTEFDGTKKFILSTTSLLGGKNPFLGFAYIVVGSVCFLLGIVLLIIHLKCSKS, translated from the exons AGGTACTGTTCTGCCTGCCTTCTTTTTGATAGGTATACTTTTCATCCCAATCGGTGCCTTGCTGTTGATTTCTTCAAATTCG ATCAACGAGTTTGTGTACGATTACACCCACTGTAAACCGGACAATGACAATCGAACTTGCGCGGAAATAATCAGTGCCAGTCCGGACATGAATTGCAGATGTAATATCAATTTCGAGCTGGAGAAAGACTTCCTCGGTAAGGTGTACATGTACTACGGGCTGACGAATTATTATCAAAATCATCGGCGATACGTCAAATCGCGCGATGACGATCAGCTTCTCGGGCGACTGTCGTCGACACCGTCGAGTGATTGTGCTCCTTTTGCGTATgttgacgacgacgaaggAAAGCCGATAGCGCCGTGTGGTGCAATTGCTAACTCCTTGTTCAGCGATGAGTTTGAGCTGCATCTGGTGGACGGCCGCCCCGTTCCTTTACTGAAGACGGAAATTGCTTGGCCATCTGATCGGCAGATTAAATTTCGCAATCCGGAAGGGGATCTGAGGACCGCATTAAACGGTTTCAAACGTCCCAAGGCGTGGCGGCGCGAGTTGTGGGAGCTCGATCTatcaaacgaagaaaacaatgGATTTCAGAACGAAGATTTGATCGTATGGATGCGCACAGCAGCCTTGCCTACGTTCAGAAAGCTTCATCGTCGGATTGATCATTCCGACGAACGTTTTCAGGAAGGTCTGCTGAAGGGCAATTATTCTCTGTCCGTCACATACT CCTACTCCGTTACTGAATTTGATGGAACGAAAAAGTTTATATTATCAACAACATCgcttttgggaggaaaaaacccaTTCCTTGGCTTCGCTTACATCGTAGTTGGTagtgtttgctttttgctGGGAATCGTTCTGCTTATTATACATTTGAAGTGCAGTAAATCGTAA
- the LOC131269145 gene encoding XK-related protein 6, whose protein sequence is MTSAEQTEGLASSETDGAKLTAMVGVQLEFLTRTDEPGHDVTRWDISLTCISIVLRIVSISLTLLLANEYYQKERIIYFALTLGGLIVPAIITSLLSLLMYVDDTKRGRRESQPCCDTMLCVLVLPFFCRYWHSMRLSYACYQAKRRQDLSGQKRTYELLVQEDSDVALLRIFECLLEVTLQKILQLTIVLTTGPVSPLQMLSIISAMGSIAWCMASHYRCVRFARLDKRHIPWSGTIVHIAWQFTVTVARVLAIATVASVFPYYTALACAVHAMLMALWVFFYERPSFCGDSFIQRAFLSSAFGAVFIFNYIPLREGATQLRYSLFYTLCFIETVTCGTLYALFVRNSTIRGSTIWLVVLSCFPVVMFVLGIMLMIVFYRSCHPNITSRQQDDPSVDL, encoded by the coding sequence ATGACCTCCGCGGAACAAACCGAAGGGCTTGCCTCGTCCGAAACTGATGGGGCGAAGCTGACGGCGATGGTTGGTGTACAGCTGGAGTTCCTGACCCGTACGGATGAACCCGGTCACGACGTTACCCGTTGGGACATTTCGCTGACGTGCATATCTATCGTTCTGCGAATAGTGAGCATAAGTTTGACCTTGCTCCTTGCTAACGAGTATTATCAAAAAGAACGAATCATCTATTTCGCCCTGACGCTTGGCGGATTGATCGTACCGGCCATTATCACCTCCTTGCTGAGCCTGCTGATGTATGTAGACGACACGAAACGGGGGCGGCGCGAATCTCAACCATGCTGCGACACCATGCTGTGCGTACTTGTGCTGCCGTTTTTCTGCCGGTACTGGCATTCAATGCGTCTCTCGTACGCTTGCTATCAGGCAAAGCGTCGGCAAGATTTATCCGGCCAAAAACGGACCTACGAGCTGCTGGTTCAGGAAGACAGCGACGTGGCATTGTTGCGTATATTCGAGTGCCTGCTAGAGGTGACATTGCAGAAAATCCTCCAACTGACGATCGTCCTCACCACCGGTCCCGTGTCGCCACTGCAGATGCTTTCGATCATCAGTGCCATGGGCAGCATTGCCTGGTGTATGGCATCCCACTATCGTTGCGTACGGTTCGCTCGGCTTGATAAGCGACACATTCCCTGGTCCGGCACGATCGTTCACATTGCCTGGCAGTTTACCGTGACGGTCGCACGTGTCCTCGCCATCGCCACGGTGGCCAGTGTATTTCCGTACTACACTGCGCTGGCCTGCGCCGTCCACGCTATGCTGATGGCATTGTGGGTGTTCTTTTACGAACGTCCATCCTTCTGCGGTGATTCTTTCATCCAGCGTGCGTTCCTGTCCTCCGCCTTCGGTGCAGTGTTCATTTTCAACTACATTCCTCTTCGCGAAGGAGCGACGCAGTTACGGTATTCACTGTTTTACACACTTTGTTTCATCGAGACGGTGACCTGCGGAACGTTATACGCACTGTTTGTGCGTAACTCAACGATACGAGGGTCGACAATTTGGCTCGTTGTATTGAGCTGCTTCCCAGTAGTGATGTTCGTGCTCGGTATCATGTTGATGATCGTTTTCTATCGATCCTGTCACCCAAACATCACCTCACGCCAGCAGGATGATCCATCGGTAGATTTATAG
- the LOC131269144 gene encoding protein artemis-like, with translation MSTFTGFIPELPGIAIDCFEDAQRSQSSIFFLSHCHADHMRGLDKNVPLPGSLHLSPISGVFIKHRFPQHADVVRSFHVGEQLALKVHPSTGEAPYELYVRSLSAEHCPGSVMFYFEGNGTRVLYTGDFRLSSQKNFTTQSSGIQPAIVYLDSTFLDKDYSYFPSREESTARVIHLCTEWLAADQRNVVSLWLPANYGSEDLFLRLFDRLKERIHISDRQRAPYKHFSSLNDILTCDSSTRIHACTGTMRSNRNLNCEKLCNENSTSFVRTIRPSALRWRALQPTEQFWKESNNLFYVCYSAHASCNELGAFLAHFQQHVCDIRLNVIADEDDRVRKEQLIESMLGNRINHATSNNGAERRDKAQDGLSLNLNKIEYRTKRRTNHRAGRTTESSESEDNDCDLSYCKLPKRSRVEKHCAS, from the coding sequence ATGAGTACATTCACAGGGTTCATTCCCGAATTACCGGGTATTGCCATCGACTGCTTCGAAGACGCACAGCGCAGTCAATCGTCGATATTCTTTTTGTCTCACTGCCATGCAGACCATATGAGGGGCCTAGACAAGAACGTGCCTCTTCCGGGCTCGTTGCACTTGAGCCCTATTTCCGGAGTATTTATCAAACATCGTTTTCCTCAGCATGCCGACGTAGTGCGTTCGTTTCACGTTGGAGAGCAACTGGCTTTAAAAGTGCATCCTTCAACTGGGGAAGCCCCCTACGAGCTGTACGTGCGCTCACTTTCTGCCGAACACTGCCCCGGATCGGTAATGTTTTACTTCGAAGGGAATGGTACTCGCGTACTATACACTGGCGATTTCCGTTTAAGCTCCCAGAAGAATTTCACGACACAATCGAGTGGAATACAGCCAGCAATAGTGTACTTGGATAGTACGTTCCTCGATAAAGACTATTCCTACTTCCCGAGTCGCGAAGAAAGTACGGCACGAGTTATACATCTTTGCACGGAATGGCTGGCAGCTGATCAGCGTAACGTAGTATCATTATGGCTTCCTGCGAACTATGGTTCAGAAGATCTATTCTTACGACTATTTGATCGATTGAAGGAAAGGATACATATCTCCGATAGGCAGCGTGCCCCGTACAAGCACTTCTCATCGCTAAACGATATACTCACCTGCGATAGTTCAACTCGTATTCACGCCTGCACCGGAACAATGCGGTCGAACCGGAATCTGAACTGCGAAAAGCTGTGCAACGAGAATAGTACATCCTTCGTACGCACGATCCGCCCGTCCGCTCTCCGTTGGCGAGCCTTGCAACCTACcgaacagttttggaaagaaTCTAATAATCTATTCTACGTTTGCTATTCTGCACACGCGAGCTGCAATGAGCTAGGCGCATTTCTAGCCCACTTTCAGCAACATGTGTGTGACATTCGGCTTAACGTGATTGCCGACGAAGACGACCGAGTTAGAAAAGAACAGTTGATAGAATCAATGTTGGGAAATAGAATAAATCACGCAACGAGTAACAACGGCGCAGAACGACGAGATAAGGCTCAGGATGGTCTTTCTCTAAATTTAAATAAGATTGAATACAGAACAAAACGGCGTACAAATCATCGAGCAGGGAGAACTACCGAGAGTAGTGAAAGTGAAGATAATGACTGTGATTTATCTTATTGTAAACTACCGAAGCGAAGTCGCGTAGAAAAACATTGTGCCTCATAG